In Bdellovibrionales bacterium CG10_big_fil_rev_8_21_14_0_10_45_34, one genomic interval encodes:
- a CDS encoding 30S ribosomal protein S19 has product MARSIKKGPFIDDHLLKKVVAGRGDKKVIKTWSRRSTVIPDMVGVTLAVHNGKKFVPVYVTENMIGHKLGEFAPTRTFHGHAEKKSAAPVKK; this is encoded by the coding sequence GTGGCAAGGTCGATTAAAAAAGGACCCTTTATTGATGATCACCTTCTTAAGAAGGTTGTGGCAGGACGTGGCGATAAGAAAGTCATCAAAACTTGGTCTCGCCGGTCAACGGTAATTCCCGACATGGTCGGAGTTACTCTTGCTGTTCACAACGGGAAGAAGTTTGTTCCAGTTTATGTGACTGAAAATATGATTGGGCACAAGTTGGGCGAGTTTGCTCCGACAAGAACATTTCATGGGCACGCAGAAAAGAAATCTGCGGCTCCTGTTAAGAAGTGA
- a CDS encoding 50S ribosomal protein L22: MEVKAKLRFARVGAQKARLVADLVRNKNVNDALKILATTHKKSAVMVKKLIESAVANAVQGQTVDPDSLFVKSISVDAGPVMKRYVPKAQGRASEVRKKTSHINLILDER; encoded by the coding sequence ATGGAAGTGAAAGCAAAACTAAGATTTGCACGTGTTGGGGCACAAAAGGCGAGACTAGTTGCGGATCTGGTCCGTAACAAGAACGTCAATGATGCGCTGAAAATTTTGGCAACAACGCATAAAAAGTCCGCAGTTATGGTTAAGAAGTTGATTGAGTCGGCGGTTGCAAACGCAGTTCAGGGGCAAACTGTAGATCCTGATAGTTTGTTTGTGAAATCGATATCTGTAGATGCTGGTCCAGTCATGAAGCGATACGTACCAAAGGCACAAGGTAGAGCTTCAGAAGTGAGAAAGAAGACAAGCCACATCAATTTGATTTTGGACGAGAGGTAA
- a CDS encoding 30S ribosomal protein S3, translating into MGQKVNPVGFRLGVIRTWDSRWFSKGRVYAQNLHEDFRLRSFVKKHLRNAGVGKIELERAANKVKVIISTARPGVVIGKKGAGIDALRAEVQKLTPNEVFLNIQEVRKPDTDAQLAAESLAMQLEKRVSWRRALKKAIQAAIRGGVRGVKIRVSGRLDGAEIARSEWYTEKSVPLHTLRADIDYGTAEALTTYGLIGIKVWIYKGDIMSAKEIEEAQRVKS; encoded by the coding sequence GTGGGACAAAAAGTCAATCCGGTAGGATTTCGTTTAGGTGTAATAAGAACTTGGGACTCTCGATGGTTCTCTAAGGGGCGAGTTTACGCTCAGAATCTTCACGAAGATTTCAGATTGAGATCGTTTGTGAAAAAGCACCTCCGAAATGCGGGTGTCGGCAAAATTGAACTGGAGCGAGCGGCAAACAAGGTTAAAGTCATTATTTCGACAGCTCGACCTGGAGTAGTTATTGGTAAGAAAGGGGCTGGAATTGACGCCTTGAGAGCTGAAGTTCAAAAGCTAACCCCAAATGAAGTTTTCTTAAATATTCAGGAAGTTAGAAAGCCAGATACAGATGCTCAGCTCGCAGCCGAGAGTTTGGCAATGCAGCTTGAAAAGCGTGTTTCGTGGAGAAGAGCTCTTAAAAAGGCCATTCAAGCGGCAATTCGCGGAGGCGTTCGAGGAGTTAAGATTCGAGTGAGTGGGCGTCTAGATGGTGCAGAGATCGCTCGTTCGGAGTGGTACACAGAGAAGAGCGTTCCACTTCACACCTTGCGGGCGGATATCGATTATGGAACCGCAGAAGCGTTAACAACGTACGGACTTATAGGAATTAAGGTGTGGATCTATAAAGGCGATATTATGTCGGCTAAGGAGATCGAGGAGGCGCAACGTGTTAAGTCCTAA
- a CDS encoding 50S ribosomal protein L16, translating to MLSPKKVKYRKQHRPSGDGLAYRGSNVAFGDFALQASEAGWISARQIEASRIAISRYVKRGGKIWIRIFPDRSITKKAAETRMGSGKGNPEYWVAPVLPGRVLFEMNGVTREQAAEAFRLAGHKLPIKTRFLAR from the coding sequence GTGTTAAGTCCTAAGAAGGTCAAATACCGTAAACAGCACCGGCCAAGTGGCGATGGTTTGGCTTATCGTGGAAGCAACGTAGCTTTTGGAGATTTTGCCCTGCAAGCCTCTGAAGCCGGCTGGATTTCAGCTCGGCAAATCGAGGCTAGTCGTATTGCAATCTCCAGATATGTTAAGCGTGGTGGAAAAATTTGGATTCGGATTTTTCCGGATCGATCGATTACTAAGAAGGCTGCTGAGACACGAATGGGAAGCGGTAAGGGAAATCCAGAGTACTGGGTTGCCCCGGTTTTACCAGGCAGAGTCCTCTTTGAAATGAACGGCGTTACTAGAGAGCAGGCAGCTGAGGCGTTTCGCCTAGCGGGTCACAAGCTTCCTATTAAGACAAGGTTTTTGGCGAGGTAA
- a CDS encoding 50S ribosomal protein L29: protein MKFSEVQTLSAEEIKKKLEETRESFFHARMKNSMGQLGNPMEVRFLRKDIARLKTALVQKLSR, encoded by the coding sequence ATGAAGTTTTCAGAAGTACAGACTTTGTCTGCAGAAGAGATTAAAAAGAAACTTGAAGAAACTCGAGAAAGTTTTTTTCACGCGCGCATGAAGAACTCCATGGGACAGTTGGGTAACCCGATGGAAGTGCGTTTTTTACGAAAAGATATTGCTAGGCTAAAAACGGCATTAGTACAAAAGCTTTCGAGATAA
- a CDS encoding 30S ribosomal protein S17 yields MVKQAKTEESTKSRAARQEVVGEVVSDKMNKTISVVVFRQVKHAKYGKYMRRRSEFKAHDEQNEAKVGDKVLIVEARPLSKTKRWRLKTILEKAVTEGN; encoded by the coding sequence ATGGTAAAGCAAGCGAAGACGGAAGAATCGACGAAATCAAGGGCAGCAAGGCAGGAAGTTGTTGGTGAAGTTGTCAGCGACAAAATGAATAAAACGATCTCAGTAGTTGTGTTTCGTCAGGTGAAGCACGCTAAGTATGGCAAATATATGCGCCGAAGATCTGAGTTCAAAGCCCATGACGAGCAGAACGAAGCTAAAGTTGGTGACAAAGTTTTGATCGTTGAAGCGCGACCTTTGAGTAAAACGAAGCGATGGCGACTAAAAACCATTCTTGAAAAAGCTGTGACTGAAGGAAACTAA
- a CDS encoding 50S ribosomal protein L14 — MIQMQTRLKVADNSGAKEVMCVKVLGGSKRRYASIGDIIIVSVKDALPNSKVKKGDVAKAVVVRSIQKVRRPDGSYIRFDDNSAVLIKGDKEPIGTRIFGPVARELRAKQFIKIVSLAPEVI, encoded by the coding sequence ATGATACAGATGCAAACACGATTAAAAGTGGCAGACAACTCGGGAGCGAAGGAAGTGATGTGCGTCAAGGTTCTAGGTGGATCTAAGAGACGCTACGCCTCGATTGGGGATATCATCATCGTTTCTGTTAAGGATGCGCTTCCGAATTCGAAGGTTAAAAAGGGCGACGTAGCTAAGGCGGTAGTGGTAAGGTCGATTCAAAAAGTAAGACGGCCCGACGGAAGTTACATCCGTTTTGACGACAACAGCGCAGTATTGATCAAAGGCGATAAAGAGCCAATTGGAACTCGTATTTTTGGGCCCGTTGCAAGAGAGCTAAGAGCAAAACAGTTCATTAAGATTGTTTCGCTAGCTCCTGAAGTAATTTGA
- a CDS encoding 50S ribosomal protein L5: protein MNRLEEKYRTDVIGELSRQFSFKNPMQVPRLNKIVVNVCVGEATQNSKLINTTVEEIAKITGQKPVVTKAKQAISNFKLRKGMPIGCCVTLRNERMWAFMDRLVSVALPRVRDFKGLPPKGFDGRGNYNMGLKEQIVFPEIDYDKVDSVRGMNITFGTSAKTDEEGRALLSALGMPFRK, encoded by the coding sequence GTGAACCGTTTAGAGGAAAAGTATCGAACAGATGTTATCGGAGAGCTTTCAAGGCAATTCTCTTTTAAGAATCCTATGCAAGTTCCTCGCTTAAATAAGATCGTCGTAAATGTCTGTGTTGGTGAAGCTACTCAAAATTCAAAGCTCATCAATACAACTGTTGAGGAAATTGCTAAGATTACTGGTCAAAAACCAGTAGTCACAAAGGCAAAACAGGCGATTTCGAATTTTAAATTGAGAAAAGGTATGCCCATTGGTTGTTGTGTAACTCTTCGAAACGAACGTATGTGGGCGTTTATGGATAGATTGGTCTCGGTAGCCTTGCCTCGTGTGCGCGACTTTAAAGGGCTTCCCCCAAAAGGCTTTGATGGGCGTGGCAATTACAACATGGGACTTAAAGAACAGATCGTGTTTCCGGAAATTGACTATGACAAAGTTGATAGCGTTCGCGGAATGAATATTACTTTTGGAACATCGGCAAAAACGGATGAAGAAGGCCGGGCCCTTTTGTCGGCTTTAGGTATGCCGTTTAGGAAGTAG
- a CDS encoding 30S ribosomal protein S8 yields the protein MDTISEFLTRVRNAQAAGHPKVDIPSSNMRSSIAHILKAEGFIRDFKVAKDGRQGMMRVYLKFAASGRPVINSLKRVSRPGRRVYVKSDEIPKVQSGFGVTVLSTNKGLVTGAQAEKEKLGGELLFKVY from the coding sequence ATGGATACGATAAGTGAATTTTTAACAAGAGTCAGAAATGCTCAGGCAGCCGGGCACCCAAAGGTTGATATTCCCAGCTCGAATATGAGGTCGTCTATCGCTCATATACTAAAGGCTGAAGGATTTATTAGAGACTTCAAGGTTGCGAAGGATGGACGACAGGGCATGATGAGGGTTTATTTGAAGTTCGCAGCCTCCGGGCGTCCCGTCATCAACAGTCTAAAAAGAGTGAGTCGTCCTGGCCGCCGTGTGTATGTGAAATCAGACGAGATTCCAAAGGTTCAGTCAGGATTTGGTGTTACTGTTTTAAGCACAAATAAAGGGCTGGTAACGGGAGCTCAAGCGGAAAAAGAAAAGCTGGGCGGAGAGCTGCTGTTTAAGGTTTATTAA
- a CDS encoding 50S ribosomal protein L6, with product MSRIGKLAVTFDKSIQVNVSPENEVVIKGAKFNKTIPMKRNVKAVVDGNQIVLQRIDDSKESKSLHGAYRTLVYNAIVGATQGFTRTLELVGVGYRAGVKGKMLELTLGYSHPIEYPIPQGIEIKVEKQTSVTVSGPDKELVGQVAAKIRSFREPEPFLGKGVKYSDEVIRRKAGKAAGK from the coding sequence ATGTCTCGTATTGGTAAGTTAGCTGTGACATTCGACAAAAGTATTCAGGTGAATGTGTCGCCCGAGAATGAAGTAGTCATAAAGGGTGCGAAGTTCAACAAGACAATTCCGATGAAAAGAAATGTGAAGGCTGTTGTTGATGGTAACCAGATCGTATTACAGAGGATCGATGACTCTAAGGAGTCAAAGTCTTTGCATGGTGCGTATCGTACATTGGTCTACAATGCGATTGTCGGCGCCACTCAGGGGTTCACAAGAACTCTTGAACTTGTAGGCGTAGGTTATAGAGCTGGAGTTAAAGGCAAGATGCTTGAGTTAACTCTGGGTTACAGTCATCCAATTGAATATCCGATTCCACAAGGCATTGAGATTAAAGTCGAAAAACAGACTTCAGTTACTGTGTCAGGGCCTGATAAGGAACTTGTAGGACAGGTTGCCGCAAAGATCAGGAGTTTTAGAGAGCCTGAGCCCTTTCTTGGAAAAGGTGTTAAATATTCTGATGAAGTGATTCGAAGGAAAGCAGGAAAGGCGGCAGGTAAGTGA
- a CDS encoding 50S ribosomal protein L18: MRVTFKKRTSVKETSRLKKRLRIRKKVTGTAERPRLTIFRSTTQLTTQLIDDTAGKTLAAASTSKLAGVKSKKNKEAARELGKTIAKLAVGKNIKAVVFDRSGLLYHGKVKEFAESARESGLEF, translated from the coding sequence ATGCGAGTAACGTTTAAAAAGAGAACAAGTGTAAAAGAGACTTCTAGATTAAAGAAGCGCTTAAGAATTCGCAAGAAAGTTACCGGTACAGCTGAGAGGCCCCGACTAACAATCTTTAGGAGTACAACTCAGTTAACCACGCAGTTGATCGACGACACTGCCGGAAAGACGCTTGCTGCAGCTTCGACATCTAAGTTGGCTGGCGTTAAGAGCAAGAAGAATAAAGAAGCAGCTCGAGAACTTGGTAAAACCATCGCAAAACTTGCTGTGGGCAAGAATATTAAAGCTGTGGTGTTTGATAGAAGTGGGCTACTTTATCATGGAAAAGTTAAAGAATTCGCAGAATCGGCTCGCGAATCTGGACTAGAGTTTTAG
- a CDS encoding 30S ribosomal protein S5, translated as MTENMQDFEERVVSIKRVAKVVKGGRRFSFSALVVVGNGTGRVGFGLGKAGEVPAAISKAGRSAKKNFKDVKIENGTIPHEIIGFFGSAKVVMMPAAPGTGVIAGGAIRAILEAVGVRNILTKCVGTTNPHNAVRATMNGLLRLQTAEDIKSDRA; from the coding sequence ATGACTGAAAATATGCAGGATTTTGAAGAGAGAGTGGTTTCGATCAAACGTGTTGCTAAGGTGGTAAAGGGTGGACGACGATTTTCGTTTTCAGCTCTAGTCGTCGTTGGTAACGGCACCGGCCGAGTGGGTTTTGGCCTTGGAAAGGCGGGGGAAGTTCCAGCCGCAATTTCGAAGGCGGGCCGAAGCGCAAAGAAGAACTTTAAGGATGTTAAGATAGAGAACGGCACCATTCCTCATGAAATAATTGGTTTTTTCGGCTCTGCGAAAGTTGTCATGATGCCGGCGGCTCCAGGCACTGGAGTCATTGCGGGTGGAGCTATCCGTGCAATTCTTGAAGCGGTAGGAGTCAGAAATATTCTTACGAAGTGTGTTGGAACCACAAATCCGCACAACGCCGTAAGAGCTACTATGAATGGTTTGTTGAGACTTCAAACTGCTGAAGATATCAAATCTGATAGGGCATAG
- a CDS encoding 50S ribosomal protein L30: MAKKFEVTLKKSLIGATKTQLRTAEALNLRKIGQKVVLGDNPANRGQVLKLQHLLSVEVIKA; the protein is encoded by the coding sequence GTGGCAAAAAAATTTGAAGTGACCCTTAAGAAGAGTCTTATTGGCGCCACCAAAACACAGTTGCGAACAGCAGAGGCTTTAAACCTAAGAAAAATTGGTCAAAAGGTGGTTTTGGGCGACAATCCAGCTAACCGCGGTCAAGTTTTAAAACTTCAACACCTTCTATCCGTAGAAGTTATAAAGGCTTAA
- a CDS encoding 50S ribosomal protein L15: MSLLSELKPNAGSRGREKRRGRGDGSGLGGTSGRGHKGQKARSGGKVRRGFEGGQMPLYRRLPKFGFKNIFRQAYDIINLDQLNQFDGKVELVDFTQKGLVQASSRVKILGRGEVTKKLEVRAHAFSDSAKQKIEAAGGKIEVI, translated from the coding sequence ATGAGTTTGCTCAGCGAATTGAAACCGAATGCCGGTTCACGAGGTAGAGAAAAACGTCGAGGAAGAGGTGATGGTTCGGGCCTTGGCGGAACAAGTGGTCGAGGGCACAAGGGTCAGAAAGCTCGGTCGGGCGGAAAAGTTCGGCGTGGATTTGAAGGTGGGCAAATGCCACTTTACCGCCGTCTTCCAAAGTTTGGCTTTAAGAACATCTTTAGGCAGGCTTACGATATCATCAATCTTGACCAGCTTAATCAGTTTGACGGAAAAGTAGAACTTGTAGATTTCACTCAGAAAGGGCTTGTTCAAGCTAGCTCTCGAGTGAAGATATTGGGTCGCGGTGAAGTTACAAAAAAACTCGAAGTTAGGGCTCACGCCTTTAGTGATTCCGCAAAACAAAAAATTGAAGCAGCTGGTGGAAAGATCGAGGTAATCTAG